AATAATGCGTTCGTCCCCCGGAGACTCTACCGGCCGCATCCCAGGCCGGAACTGGCGGGTGAAGAAGTCATCCCAGGATCGAAAGTCGTAATGCGGCAAGGCAGGGTCACATACAAAAGCTTGCTCGAAACATGGGACTCGAAAGGGAGTGGCATGCGCATGGTTTACCACGTCTAATAGCTCCCTGAGGGCGTCGTTGGATATCCAGCCTCCTTCTTGGGTGCCAATTGCCTTTGCAGAATCTGGCGACGATAGATATTGGCCCCATCGGTTGAGAATCGCGAGCAGATATCTGTTAATGTCTTTCCGGCTGAGGATCAGAGACCCCGTTCTGGTATTCATGAACCATATCTGGGACGGGTTAGCGATTTTCTAATCCCTTTCATGAATCTgcggatgaaggagcaaACAACCATGGCTTCATTCATCGGACATCCTATGATGCGTTCGGTTTCATCAGCCGACGCCCAATGTGGCACCGTCTTGATTGCTTGATCGATTGCATTCACCAAGGATCTATAGTCCCCAACATGAGCTGCATCAGAGCTGCCGGAACCTTGCAGAAACCTATTGGGGATCTCGCGGAATGCTTTTTCGAAGAGCCGCTGTAACTCAACATCACTTTCAATGTGCccttgaaggtcttggaCGGATGGGTCTAGTCGATGGTAGCAACATAACACCGGAGCAACCAttttggagaggagagggaggtttGTCGAGCTCACCCAGCAGATAGAACGGGGAAATATGATCCAATATATTTCTTGAATGGCAAAGTTCCCTTGCGTCTGCCATTCTACACACTCAGCGCAGTCGATGCTGCGTATGTGGCGGTCTGCGTCACGCGCTGAACATGGCTGACTGACTCGTCCAGTGCGTTTTGAACTGTCTCGGGGGTATAGTGGATGGACTTTCGGATATTCACTCCGGATGCTCGGTTGCTAAAGGACGCAGGATACACCTCACATCTTGCCGATGCTCACCAAGTGCAGGGCTaaccaccaccgccgtgTGACGGGGCTTTACAGCTTTACGGCGCCATCGAGCAAAGTATTGGAACAGGATCCATCAAACCCTTGCAACAGAGTGAGCCATTTTGGTCCACGAGATCGCCGGCTCCTGCACCATTGCGGGCCACATCTCAGGGTCGTACAAGGCTTACTTCCACTCGCTTTTACACCGCCAGAATTGGCTTGCAAGGTGGCGCCCAGTTGCAGTACATAATTTCAAAGCATTTGACTGCAGAAAGAGAGGAATTTCGGTAAGGCTAATTGGTTGGTCTATGAAGGTCTGTCTCTTACGGATGTTCAACACATCTAGAACCGGTTTCCACCGAGTCAACAAAGCTCCAAAGTTTTGGCAGTTCCTCTCGAAACTCATCCCCTCGCAAGGCTGTAAAGATCTTGCTGACCTGGGAACCCGTGCATTGTTTCTCTTTGGGATCGTGACCCGCCGAAGCATACGTCGGGTGGTCAATAATCCCGCGGTGTAATGGCACCCCTAGCCTCTCACGTACGAGCTCGTATATCTGCCGCGAGCTCCCACAAAGATAGGCCTTTGTGGTAGGGTTTGCCCCAAACCGCGCCCTTACCGCAGAGTATCTGGTTCCCAATGCGTTGGCCACTCGATCGATCCAGTCGTGCTGCGCAATGAGCCGAGCTGCGACACATGTGGTCGCCTTGGGCGCAGGCAGTAGCTGTACAACGGCTCCCAAGGAGTTCTGTGCTGCTGTTTGGCTTCGTTCGTGGAGGTCGCTCGTACTGCTGCGATTCCAGTGCAGCATGATTTCTTTCCACGTCGCATTTTGGATTTGCTCAGAGTCAGCTTCGGTAAGGGAGCAGGCCGCATCATCACACAGCTCAGCGGTAATGGCGTCGACCTCACCTTTCACCTCATTCATGAACTCGACCTGTAAGGTGCGGAGATCAACAGCCTGACACAGTACATACAGATAAGCGGCCGTCATCAACGACAACACTTCCACAGTCTCGGCGGCATATCGACTGGCTATCAAAGCCAGCGAGTTGAGGCCTTGATTATGCATCTCGGCTGACTGCACATGGTTACTGACTGGGTGGTTCAAATAGCTTAACTCGGACATATAGGCGGCCATATTGATATCAACCCCTTTCATGGTGAACGAGAGACTGGGGTCGTCGAAGCTCAAGTTCGGAGGTAGTCCGTTATTCAAGGCCGGATTGATCAGCTCTGAGCACTGTGAGAAGATCATTCTTCCTAGCATCTGCATCACGCTCATACACTTCTCCATGGCCGAAGTAATCGCAGTGGCTTGAAAGTTGCCGCCGTGATGGATCTGGCCATTTGTCGGATCAAGTAAAGGGTTGTCGGTCGTTGAATTCAGCTCACATTGCACCTGTTGCATGGCGAGCAGCATGTCTTCGATCTGGGGCCCGATCCATTGTGACGCTGTCCGGAGAGCGTAGCGATCTTGGGCTAAGCTTCCGTTGGACTCATCGGCTGGCATCTTGATCAGGCGGGAATCTCGCAACAGAGCGTAGATGTTCGATGCCGCTTCGatttggccatggtggggACGTGCCTCAGCAATAAACGGATGGTAGTTTCCTCTGCAGCCGGCCAAACCCTCCGTCCCCATCGCGGTGAGGACCTGAGACAGAACAACGAGCTGGTTGGCCCGATAGAGGGTCAGACTCGCCGCACCGCAGCTAAAGGCCGTGCCATTGAGCAGGCCCAGGCCTTCCTTTGGCCCCAAGCAGAGTGGCACAAGGCCCAAGAGCTGGAGTGCTTTGTCGGCGGACATTACATCTCCGGTCAGATCGTTTCGGACGGAGATGTCTGGATTGCCTTCCAGCGCACTGGCAATGTAAGACAGCGGAGACAGATCACCCGATGCCGATATACTCCCTCGCAGTGGGACCACAGGGGTGAGGCCACCGTGTATGAAAGCGAGGATCTGTTCGACAGCTTCTTGCCGGACGGCTGAGTGGCCGCGCAACAGAGAGTTACAGCGAAGGAGCATGGCAGCCCTCACCATGGCAGATGGCATGCTGAGGCTTGTCAAACCGTACGGATTCTGTACGCGAGCAGTCCGACTTTTCGCCCACTGTTGGCCGTGGCGGTCCGTTGGAAGCAGCACTCCAGATGCCTGGTGCTGGATTAATGCTTGCTGTAGGGTTGTATGATCGTCCGTCCGGGTATCTGCACTGCCCCCGAAGCCAGTATTGACGCCGTAGATTATCTCACCGTTGGCCAGTTTTCGATCGAGGTGATTGACACTATCTCTCATTCGGGCATGGACCCGGGGATCTGTAGTGATTGACGCCGGTATCTGGTAACTGCCCCTGGGTCAATGGGGAGTCTGCGAGGGTGTATGAAGGGCAATATACCACGCGACGCCAACAACTTCACTCACATTGAGTGACTCCCCGTCAAGGATAACCGCTGCTTGGTCGTTTATGAGGTTTGTTAATTGCTGGCATGTTGAAATCACAGCGCTGGCATGCTTTCCTCGGGGCAAGGGAGAATGGGCCATCTTGCAGTGACTTGGGTGTTCGTCCTCATGTAGCGGAATTCCGGGATTGACTGGACTAGAATTACCggaatatttataaatatttataccCTTGCTCCTGACCGCTAGTCCGACCCTTCGAGATTTGGCGCATGAAGCGTACAGCGATCATTAGGCCGCTTAGCCGGCGCATTCTCCTTGAGTCAGCCCAATCCGAGTTCCCTATTCCCCACTCATTGCCCTTCGCTTGTGGACAATCACTCTCAAGGTGTATTCGTTATGCATGGTAATATATATGTAGTGTCCCTTGTTAGAATACAAGCCTTACTGCGCGGTAAAGTATAGCGTCGTCTTTAGtctataagtatatttaactagttctttattatataattactatatcATGATCTATACAAAGGGAGGGTATTAAATAGCTGAGAGATTACTTGAAGTAATATCACTgtttctttaaatatatctataaaatagagTAGTATAATGACTCCTGAAGGTTTCAAGTCATGCGGCCGCCCCAAGTAACAAGGCAGAGCATGTATGCTTCTGGTATCTCGACTGTTTAATAAGTGTTAATGATTGAAATTCCTGCAGTCACCGTACTAGCTCTAGAGCACGCTATCGTCATGCAGTATGCATGAGCCACTCTTCGATGCCAGATGGCCATATCTGTTTTCTGAAGACGTGTAGTTGCGGGTCTCTGTGTTTTAAAAGCGTAATTGTCATCCTTTGGTTGCTCTACTAACCATATACCTGAGGAATGGTCTTTAAGCTTGAAGAGAGTTCTCTTTCCCCCCTTGATGGCGTTGTTGTCGAAACCCCAGATGTATCCTGCGTTCTTGAGCAGCCTTGCAGCGACGATGTTGGTAAACATGTCAGGTATATAAATGACATTGGTCAGTGTCATGGTCATGGCTCTCTGTGTCAGAATCGTGTTTCTCAATGAAGATGGTCTTCATGTGAGGTTACTTGTTGGTAAAATCGTTTTCTGCGTGGCCTAAATCCAGCTTACTTGGCCTAATAGTTCGTAAATATCCAGACTATCCTGCGGAGGGCCTTATGATTCTAAACTGGCGTGCCCGGTACAGAAGCGCAAAGCTTTGaacccaacaccaccagccacACTACCTTCCCTAATGAAGTGGAGCCTTTCCCGCAGCCAGAACGTTTGATGACATCGGGCATGGCGTTGGCAGAGCCTTCAGCTGAAGCATTTCCCCAAAGCGCACAGAACTTGCCTCAATTGGGTGTCCTTTGGGATCATGTCGGAGGGGCAGGACTATACTGGTCCATGGGCGATATGATTTGAATCGCCTGAATTCGTAATTAGTAGTAACATGAAGATATGTCTCCGATGCCCTTGTACGATCAGCCTGTAGTGGGCAGACTCTCCGATGCCCTGTTTGAGACCCAATATTGTTTCGCAGCTTGGTGCCATGACAATGGTTGAGTAGGGTGAGCGTAGATCGTGGGTCGGCGTTCCGTGCGCAAAGCCGAGACATCCACCGGACCCACCAGCAGGGCGTGCACATTCTCAACTCTTGCTAGACCCACAGGGCGTGCAAGTGCACGCCCTGGCTGATGGCGGATGGATTTAATTATCTGAAAAGCGAGCTGTGGCTGGCGTTGATCTTGAAGATTTTCAACTCGCAGTCATTCCGAGTACCAGCTTATGACTCATTAGGCTCGCACGATGGAATCAGAGCAGCCGCT
Above is a window of Aspergillus puulaauensis MK2 DNA, chromosome 2, nearly complete sequence DNA encoding:
- a CDS encoding uncharacterized protein (COG:Q;~EggNog:ENOG410PHE8;~InterPro:IPR022313,IPR001106,IPR023144,IPR024083, IPR005922,IPR008948;~PFAM:PF00221;~go_component: GO:0005737 - cytoplasm [Evidence IEA];~go_function: GO:0003824 - catalytic activity [Evidence IEA];~go_function: GO:0016841 - ammonia-lyase activity [Evidence IEA];~go_process: GO:0006559 - L-phenylalanine catabolic process [Evidence IEA]); translated protein: MAHSPLPRGKHASAVISTCQQLTNLINDQAAVILDGESLNVSEVVGVACYQIPASITTDPRVHARMRDSVNHLDRKLANGEIIYGVNTGFGGSADTRTDDHTTLQQALIQHQASGVLLPTDRHGQQWAKSRTARVQNPYGLTSLSMPSAMVRAAMLLRCNSLLRGHSAVRQEAVEQILAFIHGGLTPVVPLRGSISASGDLSPLSYIASALEGNPDISVRNDLTGDVMSADKALQLLGLVPLCLGPKEGLGLLNGTAFSCGAASLTLYRANQLVVLSQVLTAMGTEGLAGCRGNYHPFIAEARPHHGQIEAASNIYALLRDSRLIKMPADESNGSLAQDRYALRTASQWIGPQIEDMLLAMQQVQCELNSTTDNPLLDPTNGQIHHGGNFQATAITSAMEKCMSVMQMLGRMIFSQCSELINPALNNGLPPNLSFDDPSLSFTMKGVDINMAAYMSELSYLNHPVSNHVQSAEMHNQGLNSLALIASRYAAETVEVLSLMTAAYLYVLCQAVDLRTLQVEFMNEVKGEVDAITAELCDDAACSLTEADSEQIQNATWKEIMLHWNRSSTSDLHERSQTAAQNSLGAVVQLLPAPKATTCVAARLIAQHDWIDRVANALGTRYSAVRARFGANPTTKAYLCGSSRQIYELVRERLGVPLHRGIIDHPTYASAGHDPKEKQCTGSQVSKIFTALRGDEFREELPKLWSFVDSVETGSRCVEHP